CGGCAACTCGACGCCGCCTCCGACCTGCAGGGGCTGGAGCGCGCCGCAGCGGCCGCCCGCAAACGGTACGACGAGGCGGCGCGGCAGGTGTCGCAGGCGCGCCGCCAGGCGGCGCCGCGGCTGTCCACGGCAGTGACCCAGGCCATGCAGGTGCTGGGCATGGCGGGCGGGCGCTTCGAAGTGGCGCTGGCCGCGCTCGAAGCGCCGCAGTCGTACGGCCTGGAAACGGTCGAGTTCCTGGTCGCCGGCCACGAGGGCAGCACACCGCGGCCGCTGGCCAAGGTGGCTTCCGGCGGCGAGCTGTCGCGCATCTCGCTGGCCATTGCCGTCACCACCAGCCGGCTGGGCGAAGCCGGCACCCTGATCTTCGACGAAATCGACACCGGCGTCGGCGGCGCGGTGGCGGACACCGTCGGCCGGCTGATGAAGCAGCTGGGCCGCGACCGCCAGGTGCTGGCCGTGACCCACCTGCCGCAAGTGGCGGCCTGCGCCGACCAGCACCTGCTGGTCAGCAAGGCCAGCAGCGGCGGCGTCACCACCAGTGGCGTCGCACCGGTCGCCGGCGAGCAGCGGGTGGCCGAGATCGCCCGCATGCTCGGCGGGCAACAGCTGTCGGGCACCAGCTTTGCCCATGCCCAGGAGATGCTGGCCACCGCGACGGCCGAGGCACCCATGCCCGCTGCGCCGGCCCGCCCACGGAAACGTTGATGAGCAGTCCTATCGAAGCCGGTGCCGCCCCCGAGGCCGGCGCCCCCCATTCCAACGGATCCTCGCTGCGCGAAGTCGTGCTCATTACCGGCATCTCCGGTTCGGGCAAGTCGGTCGCGCTGCATGCGCTGGAGGATGCCGGCTACTTCTGTGTCGACAACCTGCCGCCCGAACTGATCGAGAGCTTCGTGGCCCTGGAGCACTCGCGCAGCACGGCACGGCTGGCCATTGCAGCCGACGTGCGCAGCGCCCGCTCGCTGCCCCACCTGCTGCCGGCCATGAACAAGCTGCGCGAGGCCGGCGTGACGGTGCGCTCGGTGTTTCTCGATGCGTCCACCGACACGCTCGTGCGGCGCTTCTCCGAGACCCGGCGGCGTCATCCGCTGTCGGACCAGCACAGCCTGGGCGATGCGCATCGCGCCTTGATCGAGGCCATCGAGCTGGAGCGAGAACTGCTGTCCGACCTGCGTCAATCGGCCAGCGTGGTCGATACCAGCGAGCTGCGCACCGCGCAGCTGCGCAGCTGGATCAAGAACCTGGTGCAGGCACCGGCGGCCAAGCTGACGCTGGTGTTCGAATCCTTTGCGTTCAAGCACGGCGTGCCGCTGGACGCCGACTACATGTTCGACGTGCGCGTGCTGCCCAACCCCTACTACGTGCGGGAGCTGCGCCCGCAGACCGGCCGCGACGCCGACGTGATCGACTACCTCGAGAACCAGCCGGAAGTGCCGGAAATGGTGGCCCAGATCGAGGCCTTCATCCGCCGCTGGCTGCCCGCCTTCGAGCAGGACCAGCGCAACTACCTCACCGTGGCCATCGGCTGCACCGGCGGGCAGCATCGGTCGGTGTACTGCGTCGAGCAGCTCGCGCAGCGCTTCCGTGCCCGGGGTGCCACCCTGGTCCGGCACCGGGAGCTCGATGCGCGGGAGGCCGCGGCATGAGCCCCGCCACCGTCGACCTGCAGGGCCTGCCCCTGTTCCCGCTGCAATCGGTGCTGTTTCCTGATGGCCTGCTGGGACTCAAGGTGTTCGAGGCCCGCTACCTCGACCTGATGGGCACCTGCCTGCGCGAAAACCGCTCCTTCGGCGTGGTGGCCCTGCGGCGCGGGCAGGAAGTGAAGCTGCCGGCCGATGCGATCGAGTTCGAGCCGGTCGGCTGCCTGGCCGAGTTGATCGATGTGGACAGCACCCAGCCCGGCATCCTGCATGTGCGCTGCCGCGGCGGGCGACGCTTCCGGGCGCTCGACAGCTGGCAGGGCGAGGACGGCCTCTGGACGGCCGAGGTGGAGCTGATCGACCACGACGCCGCTGCGCTGCCCACCCGCGAGTTGCTGAGCACCGCGACCGCGCTGGCCCAGCTGATCCAGACGATGAAGCAGAAGGAGCAGGGCGCGCTGCCTTTCCTCGAGCCCTACCGGTTCGACGACGCCGGCTGGATCGCCAACCGCTGGTGCGAGATCCTGCCCATCCCGCTGGCCGCACGCCAGAAGCTGATGGAGCTGGACGACCCGCTGGTGCGACTGCAGCTGGTCCACCAGTTCCTGCGGCAAAAGCGCATCCTCGACAGCTGAGGCACCGGCCGCCGGTGGCCGGTGGGCCCTGCGGCTGCCTGCCGCGGCATCGGTGCGTTTCCTTCCGCTTCCTCCCAGGTATCGGCTCGGCTTCTTCTGCTTGGCGCCTTCGTTGCCCCCATCCGCGGGGCGCGCGGCGCTGCGCGGGGTGGTGATGCCGCGCCGGTATTGCCGAATCCGGAATTCCGCGCGGCTGGCTGCATCGGCACCATCGCTGGCGTGTGGGCATGGCCATCCCGGCGGCGCCCCGGAACCAGGAGAAGATCGAGATGCACACCACCCCCGTCACCCCGACCGCCTCGCCGCTGCCGCAGCGCCGGCTGGGCCAGCAGCTGAGCGTGTCGGCCCTCGGCTATGGCGCGATGGGCATGAGCGAGTTCTACGGCCCGTCGGACGATGCGGCCTCCATGGCCTT
This genomic stretch from Eleftheria terrae harbors:
- the rapZ gene encoding RNase adapter RapZ, which codes for MSSPIEAGAAPEAGAPHSNGSSLREVVLITGISGSGKSVALHALEDAGYFCVDNLPPELIESFVALEHSRSTARLAIAADVRSARSLPHLLPAMNKLREAGVTVRSVFLDASTDTLVRRFSETRRRHPLSDQHSLGDAHRALIEAIELERELLSDLRQSASVVDTSELRTAQLRSWIKNLVQAPAAKLTLVFESFAFKHGVPLDADYMFDVRVLPNPYYVRELRPQTGRDADVIDYLENQPEVPEMVAQIEAFIRRWLPAFEQDQRNYLTVAIGCTGGQHRSVYCVEQLAQRFRARGATLVRHRELDAREAAA
- a CDS encoding LON peptidase substrate-binding domain-containing protein codes for the protein MSPATVDLQGLPLFPLQSVLFPDGLLGLKVFEARYLDLMGTCLRENRSFGVVALRRGQEVKLPADAIEFEPVGCLAELIDVDSTQPGILHVRCRGGRRFRALDSWQGEDGLWTAEVELIDHDAAALPTRELLSTATALAQLIQTMKQKEQGALPFLEPYRFDDAGWIANRWCEILPIPLAARQKLMELDDPLVRLQLVHQFLRQKRILDS